In the genome of Kazachstania africana CBS 2517 chromosome 6, complete genome, the window AGCTAAGGGTGCTTTCCAAAAGGTCGCTGCTACTTCTCGTTAAGGAATACATCTAgaattttaatatatatgttattcatttttctttaattttttatgtatcattgacaaaatttccaataaaatacaataatttcttctaaatttaCTCGATGAATGAATGCATAAAATGGTGGGATGTAATGATTATGATGAAACATTACCATCAATTTACCGACATTAATTTCTGCTTGCATCTCTCTAAATTGGATGTGAAAATTATGTAAATTTCCTTTTACGGTAATTACAAGTTTtagaattattgaaaattgataatcGCTACGCAAATTCTATAAAACCTCATTATGGTTTTACTCTGCGACAGAAAAAACCCAAAAAGATGACTGTCATCGGTCACTGAATGGACAGTGAGGTATATAAGTAAAGTAATATCTTTTACCAATGAAGCTCATTTATCTCACGGTACATACTTTGTAAAAAGAGTAACCGATAAATCTAAAAGAATCCATTAATATGCAAgttctaaatttttttttgacaatTCTCTCGAGTATTTCAATTACATTTGCAGCTGATATCTCAGTATCATGTGAAACAGTTCCATCTGCTAGTTTAGAGAGTACACCATATTCAGTTGCTACAAAAAATGCGGTTGCAAATGGTGAGTCTGTAGTTGCCATTCTAAATTATTATAGGTCGGTCACATACGTTAGTAATTGTGATAATACAACTCCTACCACGACTCCTGTTCCAACCGTTACCGAAATTTTGTATTAGAGAGATAAAAGAAGTCCACTTTAAAGAGAtcataaaaaattattgatctTGGTTctcaataatattattcCACCATAGCTCTATTtatgtatgtatatatgGCATAAAACAGTTCAAAAGCAAGTTTCCATTCCTTCACAACCTATATCTTCCAGATATTCCAACAAATTTTTGGGTCTAATTTGATCCTTAATGATATTCattaattcttttaaaatttttttcctcctaataattttcttttcagttATAGCTTCCAATTCTAATATTTCTTTGACTTcagaattttctttcaaatcatcattcGCTTGCAAATCTTTAAGTTtgattttatcatcttctattttattttgtaatGTTGTCACTGATTCTattaattcatcattagGAGGCAATTTGATAGTGTCATTTATCACATCTATGATATTGGAATTATCCCTGTCTAATTCCATTACTTCATCTTGCAACTGTCTTAGTTTCTCTAACGAGTAATCTCCATCATCAATGGGCTCTGCCAATTCGATATCCTTACAAGAATATATGATGACTTTTCCGAATGTTCTGCTCATAATCTTTTCACTTGCCACTAAGCTGTCTAGAGCCTTTAATGTGACAGATTTACTTACTTTATTATGTAGATTCTGTACGATATCATTTATGGCGAACGGTTTGAACTGtgttttcaaatattgttCAATAATATCCTCAGCTAATACAAGAACTTAGtaaaaaattgcaaaatGAATGCTGAAATACCCAATAGAAAATAACATACCTTCATCACCTTTCACTTGCACTACTTTCCTCTTTGGTGGCATATCGATCTATTAACCCTTGACGTTTATATGGGCGGCTAATTTTGTATATTACATTTTTCATGatctcttatttttttcttatataacGCATCGATCAACAAATCCAGAGACCTCTCACCATGAATTGATCCAATCTCTTAAGTGATGATGTCTGTTCATTTTGTTGAATGGTGAATTCTCCGGGACACCTGTCTTGTTTCTATGGATGTTCCAAAACTTGAACACTCCTCTATAGTGTGTACCCAACGGTTCTTCATCATTAGCTCTTCTCGGTGGTGAAATATCTTCATGTTCTCTTATATGTGTCAACGTCTCTTGTGGTTCCTCGTAAGGAGTCAGAGATAATGTAAAGGAGAATGCATCGTTAGATGACatagtttcttcttcttcgatgATCTCTAATGGTTGGGTCGTGTTGGGAGCATTAAATACTTCTTCATCGGCTAGTCCACCCGCTTCGTTCTGGAAGAACGAAATTGTGTCGTCGATGTACTCTACTAATGCATCCACGGTAAGATTATCTACGCAACCCATCGAAAACCAAGCAGTATGGCGTCCACACTGAAATATACTATCCCTGAATTACTACTAAGACCTTTCAATGGACCACACATTTTTAACCACCATAACTGCTAAAGTCTGACACAAAGCATCTTTGTTGATATGTATATCTTTGACAGAGTCAATCATTTTCTCGCTTCCTTTCGAACCCCGCCCCCCGCAAAAAGttaaaaattaatgaaaaataatttgaaatttgtgCCGCACCCCCACAACACCCATCACCCACAgacatcttcaaaaatccCCGCCATTATTTTTGACCACTTTACATCATCAGATACggcaaaaaagaaaaacaaacaaTACGCACTTTCGAGCTCAGAAACAGCCGCAGACAAACGCTGGGTACGCACACACTCTCTAAttgcttttttttccacTTTCTCGAGAGAggcaaaaataaaaagaaagctGAGCTGatatacgtatatataCGTTTCATGTACAATATTACGTTAAAAATTAAGAACTCTTGCAGGAAAC includes:
- the HOP2 gene encoding Hop2p (similar to Saccharomyces cerevisiae HOP2 (YGL033W); ancestral locus Anc_4.81), with amino-acid sequence MPPKRKVVQVKGDEAEDIIEQYLKTQFKPFAINDIVQNLHNKVSKSVTLKALDSLVASEKIMSRTFGKVIIYSCKDIELAEPIDDGDYSLEKLRQLQDEVMELDRDNSNIIDVINDTIKLPPNDELIESVTTLQNKIEDDKIKLKDLQANDDLKENSEVKEILELEAITEKKIIRRKKILKELMNIIKDQIRPKNLLEYLEDIGCEGMETCF
- the AGA2 gene encoding Aga2p (similar to Saccharomyces cerevisiae AGA2 (YGL032C); ancestral locus Anc_4.83), giving the protein MQVLNFFLTILSSISITFAADISVSCETVPSASLESTPYSVATKNAVANGESVVAILNYYRSVTYVSNCDNTTPTTTPVPTVTEILY